The nucleotide sequence TAAATCAAACTTTGAAATGTACAACCGTGTGGGTTATGTCGGCTTTTCTCACCGTGATTATGGTCAAATCCAATTTGGTCGTACTTATATTCCAATTGACTGGGTGAAAAAATCAAGCTACGGCTACGGTAACACAGGTGTATTTTACTTTAGCGATGTATTAGGTCGTTCAGTAGGTTACTCTGGTGGTGAAACTAGCGTTAATGGTAAATATGTAAACTATAATGGTGTTGGTAAAAACAACTTTATGACCCGTTTACCACAAACTATTTTCTTAGAAACTAACCGTTATGAAGGCTTTAAATTAGCAGGTACTGTAACAGGTAAAACTGGTGATGATGGTCGCCGTGTAGCGGGTGATATTACTCGTGCTTACTCATTAGTTGGTTTCTATAAATCAACTTTCGGTTTAGAGTTTGATGCGGGTTACTCTGCGGCTAAAGGTGAAGCAAATAATTCAGGTCCAAATAAAGATAAAACACCAGAAAACAGTATCTTAGCGTTTGGTGCGGAATACTTCTTCCCAGGTCGTGAATTTTCTATCGGTTTAGACTATGGTCAATCTCGTGGTAAAAATCCAGGCTTAGCACTGTATTCAAACCAAGCTCCGCGTGGCTGGAACTCAGTGAAAGGCGATTGGAAAGCTGACTTGTATGGTGTTGGTGTGAAATGGCACTGGGATCGTATCGAAAGTGGTATGTATGCGGGTTACTACCTGCGTGATGGTGATGCCAACACATTCAACTACAAAAAAGAAACCTATACTATGGGTGTAGATAAACGTTTTGCGGTATCTAAATACAACAACTTACGTTTATTCGCTGAAGTTGCATATGATGACGCACGTAGCGAAAACCCGAAATATGAAGATAAAAAGCAATATATCTTCGAAACTGGTATGCGTCTGTACTTCTAGTCCTGACAAAAGCATTACCGTTTGATAGAAGTAACCAAAGGAGAGCGATTTCGCTCTCCTGTTAACCAATATATAAGGGGTGTGTAATGGTTAAGAACGTGTTGAAAATTTCAACATTAGCAATGTTTGTCGCATTCAACGTGAATGCTGCGACAGTCGATCTTCGTATTATGGAGACGTCTGATGTTCACAGTAACTTAATCGACTTTGACTACTTCAAAGACAAACCAACAGAACAGTTTGGTTATGTCCGTACTGCTAATTTAATCAAAGCAGCAAAAGCTGAAGCAACCAATGCGATTTTAGTTGATAACGGCGACTTGATCCAAGGTAGCCCGCTGGCTGACTATCAAGCAGCTAAAGGCTTAGAAAAAGGCGAATCTCATCCAGCTCACCAGCTGATGAACACCATGGGTTACACAGTAGGTAACTTTGGTAACCATGAATTTAACTATGGTTTAGATTACCTGAAAAAAGCCATTGCCGGTGCTAAATTCCCTTACATCAACGCCAACGTGATGGATGCGAAAACAGGCAAAAACTATTTCACACCTTATATCATTGTTGATACACCAGTAAAAGATCGTGATGGTAAAGAACACACTATCAAGATTGGTTATATCGGCTTCGTTCCACCACAGATCTTAATCTGGGATAAAGCCAATCTGGATGGTAAGGTCGTTGTAAACGATATTACAGAAACAGCGAAAAAATTCGTCCCTCAAATGAAAAAAGAGGGTGCTGACCTGATTGTGGCTATTCCTCACTCTGGTTTTGCCTCAGAGCCATACAAAGCAATGGCTGAAAACTCTGTTTATTATTTAAGCGAAGTTGAAGGCATCAATGCAATCATGTTTGGTCACGCTCATGGCGTATTCCCAAGCAAAGAATTTGAAGGCATTAAAGGTGTTGATGTTGCTAAAGGTACTGTAAATGGCGTTCCTGCGGTTATGCCAGGACAATGGGGTGATCACTTAGGTGTCGTTGATATGGTTATCAACAACGACAGCGGCAAATGGGTGATGACACAAGCAACAGGTGAAGCACGTCCTATCTTTGATAAAGCGAACAAAAAAGCATTAGTTGAACGTGATGCTGAATTAGCGCAAATCATTGAAAAAGCACACCAAGGTACTCGTGATTTCGTGGGTAAACACATTGGTAAAGCTTCTGCCAATATGTACAGTTTCTTAGCATTAGTACAAAGCGATCCAACTGTACAAATCGTTAATGATGCACAAGTTGATTACACCAAACACTTTATTCAAGGTGATCCGAACTTAGACGGTTTACCAGTATTAGGTGCAGCTGCGCCATTTAAAGCGGGTGGTCGTAAAAACGCACCAGCAGACTTCGTAGAAGTTGAAAAAGGTGACTTAACATTCCGTAACGCTGCAGACTTATACCTGTATCCAAACACATTAGTGGTCGTTAAAGCGACCGGTGCTGATGTTGTTGAGTGGTTAGAATGTTCTGCGGGTATGTGGAACCAAGTTGATCCAAATTCAACTAAACCACAAGAACTGATCAACTGGGATGGTTTCCGTACTTATAACTTCGATACCATTAGTGGTGTGAACTATAAAGTTGACCTAACTCAACCAGCTAAATATGACGTTGATTGCCAAGTCGTTAATAAAGATGCGAATCGTATCAAAGACGTGACTTATGAAGGCAAGCCAATCGATCCTAAAGCAACATTCCTGATCGCAACAAATAACTACCGTGGATACGGTGGTAAGTTTGCGGGTACTGGTGAAGCAAATATTGCGTTCGCATCTCCAGATGAGAACCGTGCAATCTTAGCTTCTTACATTGCTAAACAAACGAAAGAAAAAGGCGAAGTTGCAACTAAAGCTGCTAACAACTGGTCATTCTTACCTATTAAGACTGACAAAGCGTTAGATGTACGTTTTGAAACGTCGCCAAGTGAAAAAGCGGCTGCATTTATTAAAGATTTCTCTCAATATCCAATGACCTTTGTGGAAAATGATGAAATCGGTTTTGCAATTTACAAAATTGATTTAACAGAGAAAAAATAAGCCATTAAAGCCTGTCCATTCTGGGCAGGCTTCTCTTACCTTTTTGAACCAAAAGAGTAAAACTTATTGCTCTTTAAGGGGATTTTATGCGCTTTATGAAGCTATTACCTGCTGCTTTTGCTTTAGTATTAGCAGGATGTGCAACGCAAGCACCTGAAATTACAGAACCATTAAAACCTCAAGCTAAATTAGTTGAAGGCGTATCTTGTATTTTACCTGATGCACCAACAGCACCTTACGACTACATTGCTTCTAATGATCGCTATGGTCAAAACAGCACAGCATCAACAGATTACTTTAAGTTAGCGATTAACTACTCACCCGCTTTTTGTGATTATAAAAGTAATAACATTAAGCGTTTAAATAACGACAATGAAAAAGATCGTGCAAAACGTGAGTATGATAAATTTGAAATCCAATGCTTCTCAGATAATAAATTTGGTTGGATTGTTCATGGGCTGTGGGCTGAAACCTGTGATGGTAAATCATGGGAAGAGTGCCGTGATTGGAAAGACATACGCAAGCATCCTCGTTTATGTAAAGGCGATTTACCATCTTTAGAATACTCTGCTATCAAACCTTATCTGTGTGATTCTCCGGGTATCGACTTACTACAAGGTGAGTGGGAAAAACACGGTGTATGTGCGTTTGATACACCAGATGCATTCTTTGGTAAACAAAAAGAGTTGTATGAAGCGTTAGTATTACCAGAAGGCCGTCCTTCAAACAGTGCATTGATTAAGTTCTTAAAAGAACACAATCCATCATTGAAGGATAAGGAAATTCAAATTAATCGAGATGAATTCTATATCTGTTATAGCAAAGATTTCGAAGTCATTGATTGTCCGAAACGTGAATTTTGATCTTAGGGATAAATTTTAAATGAACCATAAATATAAACTCGTTGCACTGGCAGTAAGCTCAGTCTTATTAGCTGGTTGTGCAAAGAACTACGACGAAGCTAATGTTGTTGATGTGCGTGTTATCGCAATGAACGACTTCCACGGTGCACTAAAAGCGCCAGGTCCAAACAAACCTGGTGGCATTGAGCACATGGCAACATTAATCAAAGAAATGAAGAAAGATAACCCGAACAACATCGTTGTTGCAGCGGGTGATATGGTTGGTGCAAGCCCACTGTTATCTTCAATGTTCCATGATGAACCTTCTATTGAAGCGTTATCATTAGCTGGCTTAGAAGCAACGTCTGTGGGTAACCACGAATTTGATAAAGGCATGAGCGAGTTACTGCGTAAACAGAACGGTGGTTGCCACCCAGTAACAGGTTGCCAAGGTCCAACTGAATTTAAAGGCGCTGATTTCCAATACTTAGCCGCTAACGTTATTGTTAACGAAACAGGTAAAACATTACTGCCTGAATATGTTATCAAAGAATTTAATGGTATCCCTGTTGCATTTATCGGTGTCACACTGGAAGGTACTGCGGCAATCGTAACACCTAAAGGTACTGAAGGTTTAAGTTTCCATAACGAAGCGAAAACAATCAACGCATTAGTGCCTCAGTTAAAGGCGCAAGGTGTTCAAGCGATTGGTGTGTTAATTCACGAAGGTGCTGCACAACGTCGTGACGGTGGTCCTGTGAATATCAACGCATGTAATGGTATTACTGGTAAAGTATTAGGTGTTGTTGATCAATTAGATCCTGCGATTGACTTCGTTGTGACCGGTCATACTCACCAAGCTTATAACTGTACTATCAACGGTAAATCAGTGACATCTGCGCAATCAAATGGTGCAATGTTAACGCGTATCGATCTGAAACTAGACAAAACAACAAAAGACGTTGTTGATGTTGAAGCACGTAATATTTGGGTTGATAACCGCAAATATGAAAAAGATCCAGCCGTTACCAAACTGTTAGAAGCTTACGAAAAAATCGCAACCCCATTAGCTAACCGTATCATTGGTAAGTTAGAAGGTAATTTAACGAAGCAAACTAACGACGCGGGTGAGTCTGCACTGGGTCAAGTGATTGCTGATGCGCATTTATACACTGCAAAACCAAAAGATATGGGTGGCGCACAAATCGCATTTATGAACAGCGGTGGTATTCGTGCTGATATGACAGGTGGCGACGTTTCTTATAACGCAATCTACACAGTACAGCCATTCTCTAACGTACTGTTAACTCAAACATTAACAGGTGAGCAAATCAAACGCCTGTTAGAACAACAATGGGATCGTTCACGTCCACAAGTGTTAGCGATTTCAGGTAACTTCCAGTACACATGGGATAGCAAAGCATCTAATGGTAACCGTGTTATCGTTGAATCAATGAAAATTGATGGTAAACCAGTAGATATGAAAGCGAACTACCGTGTTGTTGCTAACGAATACTTAGCAACAGGTGGTAGTAACTTCTCTGTACTGAAAGAAGGTAAAGATCCAGTTTACAGCGTGCCAGATGTTGATGCAGTCGTGAAATACTTTGCTGAGCAGTCTCCAATTGCTCAACCAAAAGCGAATAACATCACACGTAAATAACGTATTTTCATACGCCTTGTGAAAATCGCACCTCTTACGGGAGGTGCGTAAATAAATAAAGAGAGCAAAGTGTTGAACACAAAGGGTCCATCCCTACCTTTGTATTCATTACGCACTTTGCTCTTTTTTATGTTTTTTATTGGAGAATAAGTATTTTTTTAGTGAGCATGAAGGCATAAGCAACAAAGTTGGAATCTTTACAACATATCATCTGTGGTGTATTGTTGCGTTTAGCGACAAAAGATTTCATTTTTTGTCGTGAGTTATTAACATAAAAATTTATAGCGTTTTAATTCTATAAAGTTGTAACACCCGATAGGTATTAGGAGTGTAAATCATGGCTATTTCCGTAAGATTAGATGAAGACTTTGTGTCTGATGCTAAAATTCATGCGGAAGCGAAAAGCAGAAGTGTTCCTAAACAAATTGAACACTGGGCTAAAATAGGGCGTATAGCTGAAGATAACCCTGATCTGCCATATAGCTTTATCGAAGAATTGTTACTGGCACAGGCGGAAGTCGAAAACAAAAAGGTTTCTCGATATGTCCGAACCACAAAAAGAGATTGATGTTTATCAGTCAGCTCGATTTGAAAAGGCAATGAAAAAGTTGCCTGAATCAGATGTGAAAATTATTGAAGATGAAATTGATCAAATAATTGATAATCCATTGATTGGTGAACAGAAAAAAGGTGATCTTACTCATCTTAGAGTACATAAATTTAGGCTTAATGAGCTGACTGTACTACTCGGCTATTCATGGGTCGCCAACAAAGTTGAACTGTATTTATTGCATATAGGTTCTCATGAGAATTTCTATAATGCTCAGAAGAAACAGCGAAAGACTGATCTAAAACTGATTACAACATAAAAGAAAGGTGGCCTAATGCCACCTTTCTTTTATGTTGGATATGGGCAAAAAAAAGCCCACAGTGGATGTGGGCAAGGAATGAAAGTAAAAAAAAGAGGGTATTACTTATTGCTAGGGTCTTTTGTCAGATGTCTGTTCTAACACTTATTTGAAGATTTTAAAGCGTGCATCATCTTCCATATAATTCTTTTCACCAGCCTCTTGTTCAATTGAACCAAAGACCATTTGAGCTCTTAGTTTCCATGTTTTTGGCAGATCCCAAGTTGCATGAACTTCGTCATCAATAATTGGGTTGTAGTGTTGTAATGAAGCACCTACGTTCTCTGCTGCTAATGCAGTCCAAACAGAGAGTTGCGCCATACCACTTGCTTGTTCTGACCATACAGGGAAGTTATCCGCATACAGTGGGAATTGTTCTTGAAGACCTTTTACGATATCAGTGTCTTCAAAATAAAGAATTGAACCTGCGCCTGCTGCAAAGCTATTAATTTTCGCTTCAGTTGCACTAAATGCTTCTGCTGGCACTAATTTTTTCAGGGTATTTTTAACGATATCCCACAGTTTTTGATGTTGTTCACCAAACAGAACAACAACACGAGATGTTTGTGAGTTAAATGCAGTTGGGCTCTCTTTAACCGCTTCTTTGATAACTTCAGTGACTCTGTCTTCGCTAATTGGAAGTTGATTACCTAAATGATAAATTGTTCTACGTTTTTTCATTAAATCAGTAAATGCGTTAGACATGATTGTCTCCTTGATAAATTTAAGCGCTTAAAGCGTGTCTTAGCTTGAGCTAATCTATGGACATACTATAGGGCTTAGTAGTGATTTATTGATATATAAAAAATTTAATCAGCTACGTCAAAATATTCGACCTAGTTTTTAACTACTTGATTTAAAATCTGTTTATCTACATATCTAAACTCAGGAGCAAGCTGGCTAATGCCAACACCTCCGGCTTTCTTCACTTTAATTTGCACTGGAATGCGCTCTTTCATGGCTTCTACGTGACTAATTACACCAATAATTTTTCCAGATGCGTTGAGGCTATCGAGAGCGTCTAATGCAATATCTAAGGTATCAGGATCTAATGTGCCAAAGCCTTCATCTAGAAATAGTGATTCGATTTGAGTTTTGTTACTGACCAAATCTGAAAGCGCTAAGGCGAGCGATAAGCTGACTAAAAAACTTTCGCCACCAGAGAGCGTGCGAGTATCCCGTAGCGCATCAGCTTGCCATGTATCGGCAATTTGTAATTCAAGGCTTGCTGGTGTTTTACGTTGCAAGAAATAACGACCATGAAGCTTTTCTAAACGACGATTAGCCAAATAAATTAGATGATCAAGCGTTAAGCCTTGAGCAAATCGGCTGAACTTATCTCCTGATGCAGATCCCACCAATTCGTTTAAGTAACTCCAATCATCAAAGTGAGATTGCTGTTTCGTTATTTTGTCGAGTAAGGCTTGTTGTTCTTTGCGTTTTTCTTCATCAGTACGCAGTTGCTCTTGAATGCGGAATTTGGTTTCTTGTATATGAGCCAGCTGTGTTTCTAGTGCTAATAAATGTGTAGTGATTTGTTCAATATTTTGCTCAGTCGATAACAACGGTTGTTGTAACAAGTGCTGCTGATATGCCTTTTCTTGAGTGTCTAAGCGAGTTTTTTCTTGCAATAATCTATCAAGTCGTTGTTTTTGCTGTTCTTGTAAACAGTTTCTTTCTTCGACTGATAACAGAGAGGCTAAAAATGCATTTTCATCAGCAAACGGACTGTTTTTTAACGCATGTTGATATTGTTCAATAATGTCTTGTGAACGCGTTTGTAACCGTTGTAGTGATTTTTCATTTTCCTGATATTGACCAATAAGCTGATTTAAACGGATTTCGAGTCGGTTTTTTTCTTCGCTATATTGCTCAATTTGTTTTTGTAACAATTGACTCTGTTTATCTAATTCATTACGCGCATCTTCGGTGGTTTGTGTCCCGAATAACGCTTGGCGTTGTGCTTTTAGCTGTTCTTGTTGCTGATGTAGTTGTTGTAAATGGATTAAAACAGCATCAAGTTCTTTTTGAATTTCAGATAAATAGCGTTTTCTTTCTTGCAGTGTTGATAACAATTCGCGGATTGTTTGTTGTAATTCGTGATGTGTTTTTAAGGTTGATTGATATTGTTGGCTCTCTTTTTTACGCGCAATAAGCCATTGAATTTTATCTTCACATTCCTGTAATTCATAACCTTGCTGTTTGACAAGAGATTGAAGATCCTGAGTTAACTGGGTTTGTTGTTGAAGATATTGCGTTGTTTGTTGTTGTTTATTGATTGCTTCTTTTTGTTGTTGCGCAAATTCATTTTGCTGATGAAGGATCGCTTGCTGTTGTTGATTAAATTGCTCTTTGGTATCAGATAGCAGTTTGTATTCTTGCTGAATTTTGGTTTCTAACGCTTTATAGCTGGATTGCTTTTGTGTGAGTAAATTATCTTTTTTCTCAAGCTCTGCATCCAATTTAGCCAAAGCATCTTCTTCGCAATCAACATCAGGTATTGTGTGCGTTTGTGCTAAGGTTCGCCATTGTTGTTTTAATGTCGCTATATCTTGGGTGAGTTGCTCAAGATCTTCATTAAGCTTTTCGTTTTGAGTTTGATAGCCAGCACACTGTGTT is from Proteus columbae and encodes:
- a CDS encoding porin yields the protein MKSLKPLAALVGLLVLSGSANAVNVYNDKGTRFDVNGQFRLKTQVTSQNHEMKMTDDGSRIGFFGSHELTNDIKVFGKLEWGSDTQRTNSENPKSNFEMYNRVGYVGFSHRDYGQIQFGRTYIPIDWVKKSSYGYGNTGVFYFSDVLGRSVGYSGGETSVNGKYVNYNGVGKNNFMTRLPQTIFLETNRYEGFKLAGTVTGKTGDDGRRVAGDITRAYSLVGFYKSTFGLEFDAGYSAAKGEANNSGPNKDKTPENSILAFGAEYFFPGREFSIGLDYGQSRGKNPGLALYSNQAPRGWNSVKGDWKADLYGVGVKWHWDRIESGMYAGYYLRDGDANTFNYKKETYTMGVDKRFAVSKYNNLRLFAEVAYDDARSENPKYEDKKQYIFETGMRLYF
- a CDS encoding ribonuclease T2 family protein — translated: MRFMKLLPAAFALVLAGCATQAPEITEPLKPQAKLVEGVSCILPDAPTAPYDYIASNDRYGQNSTASTDYFKLAINYSPAFCDYKSNNIKRLNNDNEKDRAKREYDKFEIQCFSDNKFGWIVHGLWAETCDGKSWEECRDWKDIRKHPRLCKGDLPSLEYSAIKPYLCDSPGIDLLQGEWEKHGVCAFDTPDAFFGKQKELYEALVLPEGRPSNSALIKFLKEHNPSLKDKEIQINRDEFYICYSKDFEVIDCPKREF
- a CDS encoding bifunctional 2',3'-cyclic-nucleotide 2'-phosphodiesterase/3'-nucleotidase produces the protein MVKNVLKISTLAMFVAFNVNAATVDLRIMETSDVHSNLIDFDYFKDKPTEQFGYVRTANLIKAAKAEATNAILVDNGDLIQGSPLADYQAAKGLEKGESHPAHQLMNTMGYTVGNFGNHEFNYGLDYLKKAIAGAKFPYINANVMDAKTGKNYFTPYIIVDTPVKDRDGKEHTIKIGYIGFVPPQILIWDKANLDGKVVVNDITETAKKFVPQMKKEGADLIVAIPHSGFASEPYKAMAENSVYYLSEVEGINAIMFGHAHGVFPSKEFEGIKGVDVAKGTVNGVPAVMPGQWGDHLGVVDMVINNDSGKWVMTQATGEARPIFDKANKKALVERDAELAQIIEKAHQGTRDFVGKHIGKASANMYSFLALVQSDPTVQIVNDAQVDYTKHFIQGDPNLDGLPVLGAAAPFKAGGRKNAPADFVEVEKGDLTFRNAADLYLYPNTLVVVKATGADVVEWLECSAGMWNQVDPNSTKPQELINWDGFRTYNFDTISGVNYKVDLTQPAKYDVDCQVVNKDANRIKDVTYEGKPIDPKATFLIATNNYRGYGGKFAGTGEANIAFASPDENRAILASYIAKQTKEKGEVATKAANNWSFLPIKTDKALDVRFETSPSEKAAAFIKDFSQYPMTFVENDEIGFAIYKIDLTEKK
- a CDS encoding ParD-like family protein: MAISVRLDEDFVSDAKIHAEAKSRSVPKQIEHWAKIGRIAEDNPDLPYSFIEELLLAQAEVENKKVSRYVRTTKRD
- a CDS encoding nitroreductase family protein, with the protein product MSNAFTDLMKKRRTIYHLGNQLPISEDRVTEVIKEAVKESPTAFNSQTSRVVVLFGEQHQKLWDIVKNTLKKLVPAEAFSATEAKINSFAAGAGSILYFEDTDIVKGLQEQFPLYADNFPVWSEQASGMAQLSVWTALAAENVGASLQHYNPIIDDEVHATWDLPKTWKLRAQMVFGSIEQEAGEKNYMEDDARFKIFK
- a CDS encoding bifunctional metallophosphatase/5'-nucleotidase, which codes for MNHKYKLVALAVSSVLLAGCAKNYDEANVVDVRVIAMNDFHGALKAPGPNKPGGIEHMATLIKEMKKDNPNNIVVAAGDMVGASPLLSSMFHDEPSIEALSLAGLEATSVGNHEFDKGMSELLRKQNGGCHPVTGCQGPTEFKGADFQYLAANVIVNETGKTLLPEYVIKEFNGIPVAFIGVTLEGTAAIVTPKGTEGLSFHNEAKTINALVPQLKAQGVQAIGVLIHEGAAQRRDGGPVNINACNGITGKVLGVVDQLDPAIDFVVTGHTHQAYNCTINGKSVTSAQSNGAMLTRIDLKLDKTTKDVVDVEARNIWVDNRKYEKDPAVTKLLEAYEKIATPLANRIIGKLEGNLTKQTNDAGESALGQVIADAHLYTAKPKDMGGAQIAFMNSGGIRADMTGGDVSYNAIYTVQPFSNVLLTQTLTGEQIKRLLEQQWDRSRPQVLAISGNFQYTWDSKASNGNRVIVESMKIDGKPVDMKANYRVVANEYLATGGSNFSVLKEGKDPVYSVPDVDAVVKYFAEQSPIAQPKANNITRK
- a CDS encoding type II toxin-antitoxin system RelE/ParE family toxin, giving the protein MSEPQKEIDVYQSARFEKAMKKLPESDVKIIEDEIDQIIDNPLIGEQKKGDLTHLRVHKFRLNELTVLLGYSWVANKVELYLLHIGSHENFYNAQKKQRKTDLKLITT